Genomic DNA from Paenibacillus borealis:
TCTGATGGGACCGCCAGTACATATCCTCACGGTAATGAGTGTCGTCCCAGAAATCGTAGAGCCGGAAGCAGAATAAGTCGCAATTGTCCGCACGCAGCAAGGCATCCACTTCTTCCGGGAATCCGGCCTCAAAAATCTCATCCGCATCCAGACTGAGAATCCACTCCGGCTGAGTCTCAATTACTGCTTCCCACTGCTGCTTGCGCAGCTCCGATTCATTGCTGAACTTGGAGACACTGTTGTGTATCAGATGAAGCGGAATGCCCTGAAGCACCTCCCGGCAGATATCCGCCGTGTCATCCGTGCTGCCGTCATCGATAATGACGGCTTCATCGATATATTTGCGGTGCTCCTGCAGAACCTGCCGCAGAAACCGCGAGCCCTCATTCTTGACGACCATCGTGAGGGTCAGCTTGGGCCGCCGGACCGCTGCTGAATCAGCAGATGCTGCGGAAGAACCGGCTGCCGCTCCATGCGCGGCGCTCAGCCCTGCTGCATCTGCGCCCTCGGCCGCATCCGCAGCAGCGCCCGCCGCCGGCCCGGCGTGCGGCAACCGCACCTCGCCGCCGCCCTCGGGCGGCGGCTCCTTGGACAAGTGCCGCCGGGCCTCCGCCTCGGTCCACAGCGCATCCCATTCCGCGCTCGCGTCCAGCGCTCTTTTGTCCGCGGGCGATGCCTCTGCATCGCCCTGCACTGCCTCTTGGCGCGCAGCGGCTTCCTCGCCGCCAGCCGCGTCCGCGTCACTCCGCCCCGCATTCGTCTCTGCCTCCACCTCGCCCGGTGCATCTTGCGCCCCGCTCCGCCCCGCCTCCGGCGCAGTCCGCGCCGCGTCCGCGTCACTCCGCCCCGCATTCGTCTCTGCCTCCACCTCGCCCGGCGCATCTTGCGCATCCTGCCACCCCGGCGCCGCTCCAGCCGCCGGCGATGTCTGCCGGACGAACTCCGGCACCTTCATCAGGTCGCTGTCCCTGTAGAGATGCAGCGCCGGGTAGTGCGTGTCGACAAACAGCGGAATGCCAAGCGCCGCCGCGCGGATGCAGAAATGGCGGTCCTCTCCCCAGTAGGAGATGTTGTGGACCCGGTCGTAGCTGACTCCGGAAGCGATGGCCCGGCTGCTGATCAGGGTGCAGGCGCCGAGCCCGCCGACTTCATAGATTCCCGGCTGCTGCAGCCTGGTCAGGAAGGCGTGGAAGCGGCGGTTGATCTCTTCATGCGAGAGCTGCTCTCCCGGGAGCACCTCCCACTGGTTATATTCGTCATGCATCCAGACCTGCGGCTGCAGCAGAGTGCCGGGCTGCCACTGGGTCCAGAACACCTCGGAGATAATATCTTTGCCCGTGCTGATCAGATGCAGCAGCGTATCCGGATGAAGAATCAGATCGGAGTCGATCAGGAACAGATAATCATAGCTGAAGGCTTCGGCCCGGCGGATCATCAGATTCTTGAACCCGGCTACCTTCCAGACCAGGTTGGAATTCCAGAAATGGGTCGTGTCATCGCGGATATAGGCATCATGAAACCCTGAGGATTGCAGAAAGACTGATCTGCCGCTTTGGGCGAACTGCTGGAGCAGCTGACTGGAAGCTTTATCCTGATTGTCATCAATCAGATAGAAATGCAGTTCAATATTAGCCAGGTTCAGACGCAGCAGAGAGTTCAGGAATTGCTCAAGAATTGCCGGTTTTTGATGGATCGGGCTGCCAAGCAGGACCCGGGTTCGGGTGTCATTCATAGCAGGCCACTCCAGGATAAGGTCAACATTAATAGAACATCCCCTTGGATTCGCAAATAGATGATATGAATTATATGTATTCAATATATTTAGAGAAGTACGGGACTAATCCCGATTTTTTCAAATTATAGAAGCTTAAGAGGAAATATATGGATTGGTGTCTGGCGGAGAGCTGTTGTACAATACCGCATAGACAGAGGCAGAGATTCTGCACAGTAGAGACAGGAGTGAGAGTATGGAGAAGTCACCGTTAAAAGTACAGCAATTGATCAACCTGCTCCTGGCCATGAATCCGCGCGCCGAGGTGTTCCTGCAGGCTGCGGATGGAGCGCTCCGGCCGTTGCTGGATGATGATGTGCAGGAGATCTATGCACCTGAGCAGCCGGCTAAGACCGTGGCTCATATCGGTGTTCCCGCAGACAATGCAGCCGGAGAAGCGGAGGGAATCCTATGAAGCTGGCTATAATAAGGCTGGAACAAGGACAAGAGATCCGGCTTGAACTGTATGAACACGAGGCTCCGGGAACGGTAGCCAATTTTGAAAAGCTCGCGAACAGCGGCTTCTACAACGGCCTGACTTTTCAGCGTGTCGTCCGCGGTTTTGTCGCCCAGGGGGGCTGTCCGGAAGGCACCGGCAGAGGCGGCACTGACAAGATCCCCTGCGAGACACAGGGCAATCCCCATAAGCATGTGCGCGGGGCATTATCCATGGCCCATTTCGGGCCGGGTACCGGCTCCTGCCAGTTTTTTATCTGCTACGATACCTTTGATTACCTTGACGGCTGGCACACAGTGTTCGGCAGAGTAATAGAGGGAATGGAGCATGTGGATGCTTTGCGGCGCGGGGATATCATGCAGGAGATTAGCGTATGGGATAACGGCAATCCTCAGGGGTAACAGCAGGCGGTTGTTCAAACTTTCACAGGTGGAAAATTAATACATTGTAATCCCGACTATTCCGATATATAATAACTTTCACAACGAGTGAGATTGCTCATAGACATGGAGGAGAGAGATAATGCGTAAAGGGATATCAGGGGTTGTCATTCTAGTTTTATTAACACTAATGATTAGTGCATGCTCTAATGGAAATAACGCGGCATCGACAAATGCGGGTGCCAGCCAGACACCGGCGGAAACGCAGCAGCCTGCTGCCAGCGAACCGAAGGATGGCGGAAGCTTGATTATAGGGGTCGCATCTGATCCGGTTGTACTTAATCCGAACTATGCGGGTGACCGTGTCAGTCTGACGATCGACCAGGCACTATATGCTCCGCTGTTCCAGGTGAATAACGGGGAGAAGACCTTCTACCTGGCAGAGAGCCTGACACCTTCGGAGGATAATCTTACTTACACACTGAAGCTTAAGGATGGACTTACCTGGCATGATGGAGAGAAGCTCACGGCGGATGATATCGTGTTCACCATCGACAGCATTCTCGACGAGAAGCAGAACAGCTTCCTGAGAGCCAACTTCCTGATCGGCGACAAAGCCATCAAAGCGGTTAAAGTGGATGATCTGACTGTTGAATTCCAGCTTCCGCAGGTCAGCCCGGCTTTTGAAGCGACGCTGGTACAGGTATTCCCGATTCCGAAGCATATCTTTGAGAATGAAACTGATATCGAGAAGAGCACCAAGAACGCTTCACCAGTAGGTTCCGGTCCCTTCAAATTCAAAGAATACAAAGCCGGTGAGTATCTGACACTGGAACGTTTCGATAACTACTTCGGCGGCAAGCCTCATCTGGATTCGGTAACTTACCGGATTGCCAAAGATACCAATGCAGCGAACCTTGCCCTGCAGAATGGCGAGATCAACGTGCAGTATCTTGATCCTAAGGATGTAGCAACGATTCAGGCAACGAACAATTTCGAAATTCTTCCTTATAGTGAAGGCCGTCTGGCTTATCTGATGTTCAATGCGAACAGTGATACCGGCGCCCTCGCCAAAAAAGAAGTCCGTCAAGCCCTGTCCCTGGCCCTCAGCCGCGATGAGCTGATCCAGACAGCGTACACTTCCAGTGAATATGCTGACCCGGCCAAGTCATTCCTGACTCCGGACGCGCTGTATTTCACGAATGAAGTAACTAGCTTTGACAATGATGCCGCTAAGGCTAAGGAATTGCTGGCGTCTGCCGGAGAGAGCAACCTGAAGCTTCGTTACATTGTACAGAGCGGTAACAAGGCACAGGAAGCAATTTCGCTGTATGTGCAGCAGAAGCTGAAGGCTGTGGGCGTAGAAGTTGAACTGCAGAACATGGATTCCTCGGCCTGGGTGCAGAAGTTCATTGATCTGAAATCTACCGACTACGAACTGGCATTGACCGGTTATATCATGGGATATGATCCCGATGCTTACCGTATTCTGTTCACAACAGACAGCTCTTCCAACTACTCGCATTATTCGAACAGTGAAGTTGATAAGCTGATGAATGACGGTGCAGGCGAAGCGGATCCGGCAAAACGCGCAGAGATCTACAAGAAAGCGCAGGAGCTTGTCGCTGAAGATGCACCGATCTACCCGATCGCTTATACTAAAACAGTTGTAGCTGTATCGAAGAACTACGGCGGCATTGATGAAGCCGTATTGAAGCCGGTCGTTATCTTCGAAGACCTGTCCAAGATCTACCAGAAATAATCCGCGCAAAAAAATAAGCACGGCAAAAAAATAAGCTGGGTTCTTCCAGCTTATTTTTTGCCTGTCAAGAGCTGGGAGAAGCTGCGTATGAGACAACTCATCGTCCGAAGGTTGCTGCAAACACTGCCGATGCTGTTTTTTGTATCCGTAGTGTGTTTTACAATGATCAAGCTGGCTCCGGGAGATCCGGTGCTATCTTTCGTTACGCCCAATATGCATGCCGATGATATTGAGCGTATCCGCCATAATCTGGGGCTGGATAAGCCCGCCTATATTCAATATTTCATCTGGATTAAGGAAATGGTCCAGGGCAACTTCGGGTATTCCCTGATCAATCACCAGCCGGTGTTGGGACAGATCCTCGAACGCCTGCCGGCTACAGCCGGGCTGATGGGCAGCGCCATTGCGCTGGCGGTGATTCTGGCGATTCCTCTAGGTCTCGTGGCCGGTGCGAACCGCAACCGCTGGGCAGACAAGCTGATTAACTTTATTTCCTATGTGGGGATCTCCATTCCGCTATTCTGGCTGGCGATACTGTTGATGTATCTGTTCGCCATTAAGCTGCACCTGCTGCCGAGTATGGGGATGCGCACGATTGGTGTGGAATCGCCGCTGGATGTGCTGAAGCACGGAATCCTGCCTTGCTCGGTACTGGCCTTCGGTTTCCTTGCCGGGTATGTGCGTTATATCCGCTCCAGCACCATCGGGCAGCTCAAAGAGGAATATGTGCAGATCCAGTACGCTTTTGGCTCGAAGAAATCGACGATTCTGTTCCGCCATGTGATGAAGCATGTGCTGCTGCCGGTTATTACCCTGCTGGGCATGTCTATGGGAGATCTGGTGGCCGGTGCTATTGTCACCGAGACGGTATTCTCGTGGCCGGGCATCGGGTCGCTGGGGATGACGGCGGTTAAGGGGATGGATTATCCCGTCATTATGGGGATTACCTTATTTTCTTCCTTAATGCTGATCCTCGGTAATATGGTGGCGGACATTCTCTACAGCTTTGTCGATCCGCGAATTAAATTAAAGGGGTGACCTCATGAATCGCAGTAAATGGAAAAATCTACAGTCAGAGCTGTTTACGAACGGTCTGGGTGTCGCTGCTCTTGCTGTATTGGCTATCTTTACGCTGGGGGCCATCTTTGCCTTCCTGTCCGGATATGATCCGAATGCCATGGATGCCATGGCCCGCCTCACCAAGCCCGGCGCCGGACATCTGTTCGGAACCGATGACTATGGACGCGATTATCTGTCCAGAGCGCTATATGGCGGCCGTGTCTCGCTGCTCGTCGGTTTCGCCTCCATGGTCGTGGCTACCTTTGTGGGTGTAATGGTTGGAGTGATCAGCGGATATTTCGGCGGCTGGCTGGATAATCTGCTGATGCGGATGCTGGATATTATCATGTCCATTCCGTCCTTCCTGATCCTGCTGCTGCTCAGCGTCTATTTGAAGCCGAGCATCGGCAATCTGATCATTATTATTGCCTTGTTAATGTGGATGAACGTGGCCCGCGTTGTGCGCGCGGAGACCCTTACGATCAAGGAACGCGAATATGTGCTGTATGCCAAGGCTTCCGGCCAAAGCTCCTTCGGCATGATCTGGCGGCATATCCTTCCGGGACTGGTGCCGGTGATTATCGTCGGCGCGACGAATAATATTGCGTCGGCCATTATGATGGAATCGTCGCTGAGCTTCCTCGGCTTCGGGGTACAGCCGCCGAACGCCACCTGGGGCAGCATGCTGAACAGCGCGCAGGGGTATATTGCAGAGGCGCCTTATCTGGCGCTGTTCCCGGGGCTGATGATCCTGCTGACCGTTCTGAGCTTCAATGTGCTGGGTGATATTTTGCGGGTCGGCTTTGAACCAAAGCTGATCCGGAGATAGGAGAGTGGAACATCATGACTGAACGGCTGCTGACTGTTGAGAATTTGCAGGTTTCATTTGCTACCCGGGACGGCGAGAATCAGGCCGTCCGCGGTGTTAGCTTCCATATAGATGCCGGTGAAACGGTGGGGATTGTCGGAGAATCCGGCAGCGGCAAAAGCGTCACCGCCAAGGCGGTCATGTCCCTGATCACGCCGCCGGGCCGCATGACTGCCGGTAAGCTGGAGTTTCGCGGCGAGAGTCTGAAGGGACTCACGGAGAAGCAGTGGCGGACCCTGCGCGGGAACCGGATCGCGATGGTCTTTCAGGACCCGATGACCTCGCTGAATCCGGTCAAAAGAATAGGCCAGCAATTAACCGAAGTTATCCGCAGACACCGCGGATTGAATAAAGCGGAGGCGTATGCCGAGGCGGCGGAAATCCTCCGCCAGGTTGGCATACGCGATCCCGAGCAGCGCCTGAAGCAGTATCCGCATGAATTCAGCGGAGGCATGCGCCAGCGGGTCATGATCGCGATGGCGCTCTCCTGCCAGCCGGAGCTGCTGATTGCCGACGAGCCGACCACGGCGCTGGATGCAACCATTCAGGCGCAGATTCTGGATCTGTTCAAGGAGCTGAAAGAACGGTCGGATACAGCGGTAGCGCTGATCACCCATGACCTTGGTGTCGTGGCTCAGGTCTGCACACGGGTTATTGTGATGTACGGCGGGCTTGTTATGGAGGAGGGCACGGTGGAGGACATCTTCTATCGTCCCCAGCACCCGTACACCCAGGGCCTGCTGCGTTCCATTCCGAAGCGCGGCGGGGGATCGCGGGAGCGGCTGATTCCGATTGAAGGCACACCGCCGGATCTGCTGAATCCGCCGCCCGGCTGTCCGTTTATGGACCGCTGCCCGCATGCTTTTGCCCGCTGCAGTGAACGTCCGCCGGTAGTAGAGCTTGCACCTGGCCACCGCTCGATGTGCTGGCTGGCTGAAGGTGCAGAGCAGCAGGCGGCAGTTACAGTGGGGAGGGATTCCGGTGAGTGAGAGCAAGGTGCTCGTAGATGTGAACAATCTCAAGAAGCATTTCTCCAAGGGCAAGGATATACGCGGGCGCGATACGGCTGTGCTTAAGGCCGTGGACGGCGTCAGCTTCCAGATCCGCCAGGGCGAGACCTTCGGACTGGTGGGTGAATCCGGGAGCGGCAAGTCAACGGTCGGCCGCTGTCTGCTCCGCCTGTACGATTATACGGACGGCGAGGTATTCTATGACGGTCAGCCGCTGGGCAAGCTGGGCGAGAAAGGGCTGAAGCCGTTCCGCAGACGGATTCAGTCGATTTTCCAGGACCCGTACTCTTCACTGAACCCCAGCCTGAATGTGCTGGAATTGATCAGTGAGCCGATGCGGATCCATGGACTCTACCCAGGTGAAGAACGCAAGGAAGCCGTGGCGGAGCTGCTGGAGAAGGTTGGTCTCAAAAGAGAGCATCTCTACCGCTTCCCGCATGAGTTCAGCGGCGGGCAACGCCAGCGGATCTCCATCGCCCGGGCGCTGTCGGTCCGGCCCGAGTTCGTCGTCTGCGACGAGCCGATCTCGGCGCTGGATGTCTCCGTGCAGGCCCAGGTCGTCAATATGCTGGAGGATCTGCAGTCCGAATTCGGACTGACCTATCTGTTCATCGCCCATGATCTGTCGATGGTCCGGCATATTTCTGACCGGATCGGCGTCATGTACGGCGGCCGCCTCGTTGAGGTTGCGGAGAGCGATGAGCTGTATGACAATCCGCAGCATCCGTATACCAAAGCGCTGCTGTCTTCCATTCTGGAGACCGACCCGCTGAAGGCCAGCCAGCGAATCCGGCTGGATGCCTACTCGGTAACGCGTGGGGATGAGGAAGCCGCTGTGTTGCGGGAAGTCAGCCCGGGGCATTACGTGGCTGGTGATTTTACGGACTGAATTCAGGTAATGGTATGCATTTATATTTATTTAAACAAGGGAGGATATACAATGACTGATACGCTGAGTAAGGTAAAGTTATCGCAATGGGACGCCCTGCTGGTGGAATCGCTGCGCTCTCTGGGCTGGTCCGATGAAGAACTGCTGCGGCGGGTTGCCGAAGGCGATCTGCCTGCCGACGAGAGTGAATACGAATTCGATTACGGGCAGCTGTCTACGCTGGCTGGTGAACAGCCGGAGCTGTTTCGGTCAGCCGTAACCGAAGGCTACCAGATCAAATACAACACGATCCGCGGCATCCGCAGCTGGATTGCCGTTGCACTTCGCATAGAGCCGAAGCTGGAGCTGGAGGAAGGCCGCGAAGCAGTCGAAGCGTTGTTATCGGAATCACAGAAGCAACGGCTGGAGGATGTATTATCCTTCGGCTGGCAGATTACCAGCGGCGGATCAGCGGCAGATGGCGGGAATGCCACTTACCGGATCGAGCCGATCCAGCGGTAGATTAGAGTTGAATCAGAGATAGATGTATGTGTAATGCCCTCCGGCTTTTTGCCGGGGGTTTTTTGTTATTTGTTGTATAGGAGTAGGAGCTTTCTTACAGGTTAGGTGGATAAAGAGCACTTAATTATCCTGAATTTTACGACTCTAAAGTTTTAGTTGGAAATAATACATCTGTTCGTCCAGTAGGGGGCATATAGAGCCGGAACCGAGAGAAATAGATGTCGTTTATCCAATTAAATCATACTGACCGCTTAGAACCATGAATTTAAGTGTCCCAATTCCACCTATTAGATGGTCCGTAAGACGTAAACAAGTCTCTCTTACGGAATCGCCTCTCTTTTACATGAACGCGCTGCAATAGAAATACCGGGAATAAGAACAAGATTTTAACCCTCAGGTATCGGTCCGGTTACCTCCCGCTGCTTGCAGCTGAGTATACTTTACTATAGAGATAATAGATTCCAGTAAAGTAAAGGTGGATGGAATATGGGCTTGATCCTGTACAAAATAACCGCGGTGCTGCTGGCTCCGCTTATCCTGATTACCGCAGGCTGCGGGGCGTCCGTCGGCCACCCTGATGCACGGAGCCTGCAGACGCCAGAGCCGATTAAGCTGGATTGGCAGGAGGTTCAGGCTACGCTCAGGCCTGAGGCCTGGGCAGGCCTTCCTGCAGAGGCGAAGGTCATTTCGGAACAACATCTGGAGGCGTTCGGAGAAATACAGCTTACCTTCTTCACGAAACCCGGAGATGAGGACTATGTTTATGCTGCTCTGGAGTCTTCGGGCGGGCATTACAATCTCGGTCCGGCAGGGACTTACAATTACCGCAGCCCGGGGAGTATTATTGCCGATGTGCCGGATTTGTTCAACGGTGCCGCCCTAAAAATCACCGGCGGGCTTGGAGCGAACCTGTCGCTCAGCAGCTATTACACCATCGATGAGTCTGGGACACCAGCCGGAGTCCTGCAGGTAAGTACCGGGCATACCCGGGAAGCAGATGTGGACGGAGACGGCATACCCGAAGTGGTGTCAGCACACGGCACCCCTATGACCGCCTATGTGTACCGCTGGCATAACGGTCATGCCGAGGAGGCTTTCCTGAATGATGTCCTGCAGGCCGATTCCGTGATGCTCAGGGATGATCTGGTGTACGAAGCATCTAACGTAGGTGAGAGTGAGGCAAGGGAATACCGGCTCACTCCGGAAGGAGTAATTCCTGTGCTGTATTCCGAAACGCTATATGCAGAATAGTCGTATGATAAGAATCGTAAACTATAAAGCGGGTGTAATGTCCCTTGGGAGGTATTTGATGTTTAAATGGAAGCGTGGCCCCGTCACTCTGTTCCAGAGTGATCTCTACCTGACGAATTCACTTGTTGTAGAGACGGCGGATTGTGTGCTGGTAGCGGATCCTTGCTGGCTGCCCCGTGAGGTGGAGGAAATTAGGCAGTACACGGAGGATATTCTCGGCGGGCGGAGACTGCTGCTGTTATTCACCCATTCCGATTTCGATCATATTATCGGGTATGGGGCCTTCAGGGATGCCGAAGTCATCGCAAGCAGGGCATTGGCGGACAAAAGCGCCGGGGAACGCGAAGATATTCTTGAACAGATCCGGGCATTTGACGATAGTTATTATCTCAGGAGAGACTATGAAATCACGTATCCGCAGGTGGATCATGTGATGGAAGAGGAAGGGCAGACGCTGGTATTCGGGGATTTGAAGCTGACAGGCTATGCTGCTCCGGGCCATACGGATGACGGGCTATTTACAATAGTGGAGTCTGCCGGGCTGTTTATTGCCGGAGACTACTTATCTGACGTGGAGTTCCCCTATATCTATGACAGCAGTCTGGCTTACGAAGTAACGCTCGGCAAGCTGGAGCAGATATTGGCCCGGCACCCGTTCACGCTGCTGGTCCCCGGACACGGGGAGGCAACGGACAGCAGCGTAGAACTGGAGCGGCGCAGGGAAGAGAGCCTGAAGTATATCCACAACATGCGTATGGCTGTAGCTTCAGGCATCCAGGAAACGGTTGATGCTCTGATCGAAGGCTGTGCTTTCCCGCGCAATATGTCCAACTTCCACCGCAGCAATCAGGAGCTGATCACGAAGGAGCTGGCCGGGGAAGCGGAAGACTGACGACGCTGTAGTTACATATCCAGCTGGATTTTGCGAATATGAAGTACACCGTCAAGTCCGGTAGGGTCTGTACTGACCTTGCGGGAGACGAATTCTTCGGCCCGTTCGGAGGTGCGCAGGCGCAGCGGCTTGGTCTCCAGCTGAACCAGATCCCACATAACATCTGCAACAGACTCAGCAGTTTGCGGTTCTACATTCCGTTTCAGGAAGGTCCCTGTATAGGCATCGAGAATCGGCTTGTACTCATCTTCAAGGATGCCGCCGGTGTCCGCTACATGCCCAAGAACGGTCTTATTAAATTCTGTAGCGATAGCCCCCGGCTCAAGCAGGGTAATGTCGATATTGAATTGCGGCTTGTAATAGGTAGCCAGACTCTCCAGCAGCCCTTCCACCGCGAATTTGCTGGCGCAGTAGATCTCGTTCATCGGTTGTCCAATGAGCCCGCCGACACTGGAGGTAGCGACAATATGGCCGTAACCGGTCTTACGCAGCAGGGGCAGTGCGGCCCGGATCGTATGCATAACCCCGTACACATTAGTGTCGAAGATGCGCTCGATATCAGTGAATGGAGCCTGTCCAAGTGCCCGGAGATAGCCGAACCCGGCGTTGCAGAACAGTACATCCAGTGTCCCGTGCTCCTGATCGATCTGGTCGATAACCCGCTGAATGCTGTCCGGCTGCGTGACCTCCAGCTCTACGAAGTGCAGATTGTCCACATTACGGTACAGCTCCTGATCGCGCTCCAGATGGCGGGTTCCGGCGTAGACGGTCCAGCCTTCATTTGCGAATTTCAGCGCTGATGCCAGGCCGATGCCGGATGATGCGCCGGTAATACAGATGATTTTGCCCATAAAGGATGCAGCCTCCATTGATTTGGAATTAAATTGCTTTAACTTTCACGATTTCGCACACATTATAGCATAAAGCAGCCGAAGTTCAGGCAAGATGACATAAAGTTTGTTTTTTCGCGTATTTTTGACTCTGCCGAAGTTGCTATAATTGTTTTCGTTACGGTACACTATAACTAAAGGTCCTAATCGCCTGTGAATGGAGAGGAACAAGGAAACAATGGAAGTATTCAAGCGTTACTTTGCAAATTTAACAGTCCGGCGCTTTTTAATTCTGGCACTGATTGGACTGCTGCTGTACAGTATTAGAGACATGCTGAATCTGGTGCTGCTGACGTTCCTGATTGCTTATGTAATGAACAGCTTTCAGGTGCTTTTGAGCAA
This window encodes:
- a CDS encoding glycosyltransferase family 2 protein, with translation MNDTRTRVLLGSPIHQKPAILEQFLNSLLRLNLANIELHFYLIDDNQDKASSQLLQQFAQSGRSVFLQSSGFHDAYIRDDTTHFWNSNLVWKVAGFKNLMIRRAEAFSYDYLFLIDSDLILHPDTLLHLISTGKDIISEVFWTQWQPGTLLQPQVWMHDEYNQWEVLPGEQLSHEEINRRFHAFLTRLQQPGIYEVGGLGACTLISSRAIASGVSYDRVHNISYWGEDRHFCIRAAALGIPLFVDTHYPALHLYRDSDLMKVPEFVRQTSPAAGAAPGWQDAQDAPGEVEAETNAGRSDADAARTAPEAGRSGAQDAPGEVEAETNAGRSDADAAGGEEAAARQEAVQGDAEASPADKRALDASAEWDALWTEAEARRHLSKEPPPEGGGEVRLPHAGPAAGAAADAAEGADAAGLSAAHGAAAGSSAASADSAAVRRPKLTLTMVVKNEGSRFLRQVLQEHRKYIDEAVIIDDGSTDDTADICREVLQGIPLHLIHNSVSKFSNESELRKQQWEAVIETQPEWILSLDADEIFEAGFPEEVDALLRADNCDLFCFRLYDFWDDTHYREDMYWRSHQSYRPFLLRYREDFTYLWNDLPQHCGRLPENIFELSHQLSNLRLKHLGWSRPEYRLEKYLRYMLLDPDGQYGWKEQYLSILDQHPHLVPWSD
- a CDS encoding peptidylprolyl isomerase, which encodes MKLAIIRLEQGQEIRLELYEHEAPGTVANFEKLANSGFYNGLTFQRVVRGFVAQGGCPEGTGRGGTDKIPCETQGNPHKHVRGALSMAHFGPGTGSCQFFICYDTFDYLDGWHTVFGRVIEGMEHVDALRRGDIMQEISVWDNGNPQG
- a CDS encoding ABC transporter substrate-binding protein, producing MRKGISGVVILVLLTLMISACSNGNNAASTNAGASQTPAETQQPAASEPKDGGSLIIGVASDPVVLNPNYAGDRVSLTIDQALYAPLFQVNNGEKTFYLAESLTPSEDNLTYTLKLKDGLTWHDGEKLTADDIVFTIDSILDEKQNSFLRANFLIGDKAIKAVKVDDLTVEFQLPQVSPAFEATLVQVFPIPKHIFENETDIEKSTKNASPVGSGPFKFKEYKAGEYLTLERFDNYFGGKPHLDSVTYRIAKDTNAANLALQNGEINVQYLDPKDVATIQATNNFEILPYSEGRLAYLMFNANSDTGALAKKEVRQALSLALSRDELIQTAYTSSEYADPAKSFLTPDALYFTNEVTSFDNDAAKAKELLASAGESNLKLRYIVQSGNKAQEAISLYVQQKLKAVGVEVELQNMDSSAWVQKFIDLKSTDYELALTGYIMGYDPDAYRILFTTDSSSNYSHYSNSEVDKLMNDGAGEADPAKRAEIYKKAQELVAEDAPIYPIAYTKTVVAVSKNYGGIDEAVLKPVVIFEDLSKIYQK
- a CDS encoding ABC transporter permease: MRQLIVRRLLQTLPMLFFVSVVCFTMIKLAPGDPVLSFVTPNMHADDIERIRHNLGLDKPAYIQYFIWIKEMVQGNFGYSLINHQPVLGQILERLPATAGLMGSAIALAVILAIPLGLVAGANRNRWADKLINFISYVGISIPLFWLAILLMYLFAIKLHLLPSMGMRTIGVESPLDVLKHGILPCSVLAFGFLAGYVRYIRSSTIGQLKEEYVQIQYAFGSKKSTILFRHVMKHVLLPVITLLGMSMGDLVAGAIVTETVFSWPGIGSLGMTAVKGMDYPVIMGITLFSSLMLILGNMVADILYSFVDPRIKLKG
- a CDS encoding ABC transporter permease; translation: MNRSKWKNLQSELFTNGLGVAALAVLAIFTLGAIFAFLSGYDPNAMDAMARLTKPGAGHLFGTDDYGRDYLSRALYGGRVSLLVGFASMVVATFVGVMVGVISGYFGGWLDNLLMRMLDIIMSIPSFLILLLLSVYLKPSIGNLIIIIALLMWMNVARVVRAETLTIKEREYVLYAKASGQSSFGMIWRHILPGLVPVIIVGATNNIASAIMMESSLSFLGFGVQPPNATWGSMLNSAQGYIAEAPYLALFPGLMILLTVLSFNVLGDILRVGFEPKLIRR
- a CDS encoding ABC transporter ATP-binding protein translates to MTERLLTVENLQVSFATRDGENQAVRGVSFHIDAGETVGIVGESGSGKSVTAKAVMSLITPPGRMTAGKLEFRGESLKGLTEKQWRTLRGNRIAMVFQDPMTSLNPVKRIGQQLTEVIRRHRGLNKAEAYAEAAEILRQVGIRDPEQRLKQYPHEFSGGMRQRVMIAMALSCQPELLIADEPTTALDATIQAQILDLFKELKERSDTAVALITHDLGVVAQVCTRVIVMYGGLVMEEGTVEDIFYRPQHPYTQGLLRSIPKRGGGSRERLIPIEGTPPDLLNPPPGCPFMDRCPHAFARCSERPPVVELAPGHRSMCWLAEGAEQQAAVTVGRDSGE
- a CDS encoding ABC transporter ATP-binding protein, with product MSESKVLVDVNNLKKHFSKGKDIRGRDTAVLKAVDGVSFQIRQGETFGLVGESGSGKSTVGRCLLRLYDYTDGEVFYDGQPLGKLGEKGLKPFRRRIQSIFQDPYSSLNPSLNVLELISEPMRIHGLYPGEERKEAVAELLEKVGLKREHLYRFPHEFSGGQRQRISIARALSVRPEFVVCDEPISALDVSVQAQVVNMLEDLQSEFGLTYLFIAHDLSMVRHISDRIGVMYGGRLVEVAESDELYDNPQHPYTKALLSSILETDPLKASQRIRLDAYSVTRGDEEAAVLREVSPGHYVAGDFTD
- a CDS encoding MBL fold metallo-hydrolase — protein: MFKWKRGPVTLFQSDLYLTNSLVVETADCVLVADPCWLPREVEEIRQYTEDILGGRRLLLLFTHSDFDHIIGYGAFRDAEVIASRALADKSAGEREDILEQIRAFDDSYYLRRDYEITYPQVDHVMEEEGQTLVFGDLKLTGYAAPGHTDDGLFTIVESAGLFIAGDYLSDVEFPYIYDSSLAYEVTLGKLEQILARHPFTLLVPGHGEATDSSVELERRREESLKYIHNMRMAVASGIQETVDALIEGCAFPRNMSNFHRSNQELITKELAGEAED
- a CDS encoding SDR family oxidoreductase — translated: MGKIICITGASSGIGLASALKFANEGWTVYAGTRHLERDQELYRNVDNLHFVELEVTQPDSIQRVIDQIDQEHGTLDVLFCNAGFGYLRALGQAPFTDIERIFDTNVYGVMHTIRAALPLLRKTGYGHIVATSSVGGLIGQPMNEIYCASKFAVEGLLESLATYYKPQFNIDITLLEPGAIATEFNKTVLGHVADTGGILEDEYKPILDAYTGTFLKRNVEPQTAESVADVMWDLVQLETKPLRLRTSERAEEFVSRKVSTDPTGLDGVLHIRKIQLDM